In one Sphingomonas sp. AP4-R1 genomic region, the following are encoded:
- a CDS encoding DUF2285 domain-containing protein: MFWSPDLDPRIIPVSARPASVDDPDAFDILDQWGPVAILQRKGMAEQILLTRSGQSVRLALVAGTFLNGPVRLAMEFSEWPLLNKRLETARRLAAFREPSFVQRVTSSPAGRDRRLLVLRTLDAMATEYSYRAVATALFGPEYVAREWNGRSDFLKSRTRRLVAHAEHLVDGGYRAAMALGS; the protein is encoded by the coding sequence TTGTTCTGGTCGCCGGACCTCGATCCCCGGATCATCCCGGTCTCGGCCCGTCCGGCAAGCGTCGATGATCCAGACGCCTTCGACATCCTCGATCAATGGGGACCGGTCGCCATTCTCCAGCGCAAAGGTATGGCGGAGCAAATCCTGCTGACACGCTCGGGGCAGAGCGTTCGCCTGGCCCTCGTCGCAGGCACGTTTCTGAACGGCCCCGTCCGACTGGCCATGGAGTTTTCGGAATGGCCGTTGCTGAATAAGCGGCTCGAAACGGCGCGGCGGCTCGCGGCCTTCAGGGAGCCATCTTTCGTACAGCGCGTGACATCATCGCCGGCCGGTCGCGACCGACGCCTGCTCGTCCTGCGCACGCTTGACGCCATGGCGACCGAGTACAGCTATCGCGCGGTCGCGACCGCGCTCTTCGGTCCAGAATATGTCGCGCGCGAATGGAACGGCCGCTCGGACTTTCTGAAGTCCCGGACACGCCGGCTGGTCGCGCACGCCGAGCATCTGGTCGATGGCGGCTACCGTGCTGCCATGGCCCTGGGTTCTTGA
- a CDS encoding helix-turn-helix domain-containing protein codes for MRHPSLEVGAGAEILSKALRAIRRKRGMTAAQVADAMGMAVRTYEDFEGGRGSLTHDRIFAFADATDSDPFALILSPIFKSPAIGIDCADTKFLTIMMMHFEEFMEEQGGDVAYLEPPLIIGGFERVFKDLAATLSNRVTFLQNWLEQRTGVIGLATLRMRGIKRRRRRD; via the coding sequence ATGCGGCATCCATCTCTCGAGGTCGGTGCTGGAGCCGAGATCCTGTCGAAGGCGCTGCGTGCGATCCGCCGGAAGCGCGGCATGACAGCTGCGCAGGTGGCCGACGCGATGGGAATGGCGGTCCGCACCTACGAGGATTTCGAAGGAGGACGTGGCTCTCTTACACATGACCGCATCTTCGCGTTCGCGGACGCAACCGATAGCGACCCCTTCGCACTGATCCTGAGCCCGATTTTCAAGTCGCCCGCCATCGGGATCGACTGCGCCGACACAAAATTCCTCACGATCATGATGATGCACTTCGAGGAGTTCATGGAAGAGCAGGGCGGTGATGTCGCGTATCTCGAACCCCCATTGATCATCGGAGGCTTCGAACGCGTTTTCAAAGATCTTGCGGCGACGCTCTCCAATCGCGTGACATTTCTTCAGAACTGGCTGGAGCAACGTACCGGCGTGATCGGATTGGCGACCCTGCGGATGCGCGGTATCAAGCGCAGGCGGCGGCGAGACTAA
- a CDS encoding GntR family transcriptional regulator, which yields MKPRFFCGRTAGLPRYGPVDCRDNRQLILLSACTSGCQPLASRGLCYAFPMSPPALSTKFERIHAAVFTILCTGEYRPGDKIGIKDLAGRLGVSTTPLREILSRLAGRGVIEERRAEGFYLARLDARDIADLYTLHSLCVLRGLRRYGAVLPDALAASSPWNLFARIAQASGDIAIIEARALLDDRLRVVRRIEETWVSDQASEFERMRHVAANGPLRETAIVIRRFHDRRRAQAPAIASALTRNFGFRIYPE from the coding sequence ATGAAGCCACGGTTTTTCTGCGGACGGACCGCAGGCCTTCCGCGGTACGGACCCGTAGATTGCCGCGATAACCGCCAACTTATTTTGCTCAGCGCCTGCACGAGCGGCTGTCAGCCTTTGGCAAGTCGGGGCCTCTGCTACGCCTTTCCGATGAGCCCGCCCGCACTCTCAACCAAATTCGAGCGAATCCACGCCGCTGTCTTCACGATCCTCTGCACGGGCGAATATCGACCAGGCGACAAGATCGGGATCAAGGATCTCGCAGGGCGTCTGGGTGTCAGCACCACGCCGCTGCGCGAAATCCTGTCACGTCTTGCTGGTCGGGGGGTCATCGAAGAGCGCCGGGCCGAGGGCTTCTACCTTGCCCGCCTTGACGCGCGCGACATCGCCGATCTCTACACGCTGCACAGCCTCTGCGTGCTGCGCGGACTCCGCCGGTATGGAGCCGTCCTACCCGATGCGCTTGCAGCCTCCTCGCCTTGGAATCTCTTCGCGCGCATCGCGCAAGCGTCGGGCGACATCGCCATCATAGAGGCACGCGCCTTGCTCGACGATCGCCTTCGCGTGGTTCGCCGCATCGAGGAGACATGGGTGTCCGACCAAGCCTCGGAATTCGAGCGCATGCGACACGTCGCTGCGAACGGGCCGCTCCGCGAGACCGCCATCGTGATCCGGCGATTTCATGATCGGCGTCGTGCGCAGGCTCCGGCCATCGCGTCCGCGCTGACCCGGAATTTCGGCTTCAGAATATATCCTGAATAG
- a CDS encoding lasso peptide biosynthesis B2 protein translates to MRVPNTPMPDAVRPLQVRSSDGLVTLDIERDAYHCRYDPLEGTLARDDARHITRLWRELPQVMSGRLAIANIAHFTAALVRTIYDIWRLSFADLLDACPRAPVARPACPPDPEACARTVASFERLCLYVPFRFQCLFRSYLLLHFLRRHGVQGQWVFGVALFPFEAHCWVVGGEFLMGERAERIARLSPIHIVEPERP, encoded by the coding sequence ATGCGCGTTCCCAACACCCCCATGCCGGACGCCGTGCGTCCGCTCCAGGTTCGCTCGTCGGACGGGCTCGTCACGCTCGATATCGAGCGTGACGCCTATCACTGCCGATATGACCCGCTCGAGGGCACGCTTGCGCGCGACGATGCACGCCATATCACGCGTCTCTGGCGTGAACTGCCGCAGGTGATGTCCGGTCGTCTGGCCATCGCCAACATCGCGCACTTTACGGCGGCTCTTGTCCGGACGATCTACGACATTTGGCGCCTCTCCTTTGCGGACCTCCTCGACGCATGCCCGCGCGCGCCGGTGGCAAGGCCAGCATGCCCGCCCGATCCCGAGGCCTGTGCGCGGACCGTCGCCTCGTTCGAGCGGCTCTGCCTTTACGTCCCGTTCCGCTTCCAGTGCCTGTTCCGGTCCTATCTGCTGCTTCACTTTCTTCGTCGGCACGGGGTGCAGGGCCAATGGGTGTTCGGCGTCGCGCTCTTCCCGTTCGAGGCCCATTGCTGGGTCGTCGGCGGCGAGTTCCTCATGGGTGAGCGCGCCGAACGGATCGCGCGCCTCTCGCCGATCCATATCGTCGAGCCAGAACGCCCATGA
- a CDS encoding asparagine synthetase B family protein, giving the protein MIGFAALRWVTIDPAANRAAHDLHAVLEQRGWRSVIDAPGWRLLADPRTNVDLVRGGAASRTIVIGHLFDRRATEQSRHAFGVVPDDADDFADLCTRLVETCWGAYAAIEIDPAAPDRVSLFRDPIGMMECVTWAYHGVRIATSVAEVILPLAMPDGLGICWATLAQLVRFPGGAGETLPLDGVTALDAGCLFAVDDKAVRSIRLWSPADAARRRVSHPRPPRDYLPDLIDATLGAWGTRFGTAIAELSGGLDSAIVAAGLSRCRPRADVRWFHYVAPDPQGDERVWARATATQLALPVEEIAVGERSIDAAVAEALPFGLRPSVASLSLFHDRDLAERGRALGASCLYTGHGGDALFYQFATPSLAGDIWRGRRSLGTRLALTQDLARWTGCSVWSVSAAALADRRRQIPPPDPHFPLDLVARDVPRRWPALSSLEDALDLPPSKQIHILQFAAARAVFAPTWTNQAMTVVHPLLSQPIVEHALALSALDLTQARRDRALIREAYAHRLPAILVDRRGKGSITAYYGRMLARSVDVLRAYLLDGVLMGNGILDRAAVERVLDEDAIMLTNVYAEIFAMLFAERWARGWLSIIASARAS; this is encoded by the coding sequence ATGATCGGCTTTGCGGCGCTGCGTTGGGTGACCATCGACCCCGCCGCCAATCGAGCCGCCCACGACCTCCATGCGGTTCTGGAGCAGCGCGGATGGCGGTCGGTGATCGACGCGCCCGGTTGGCGGCTGCTCGCCGATCCGCGCACCAACGTCGATCTCGTCCGCGGAGGAGCGGCGTCTCGCACCATCGTCATCGGCCACCTGTTCGACCGTCGCGCGACCGAGCAGAGCCGGCATGCCTTCGGCGTTGTCCCGGATGACGCCGACGATTTTGCGGATCTGTGTACACGCCTCGTCGAGACATGTTGGGGCGCTTATGCGGCGATCGAAATCGATCCGGCCGCGCCCGATCGCGTGTCCCTGTTTCGAGATCCGATCGGAATGATGGAATGCGTGACCTGGGCCTATCATGGCGTCCGGATCGCGACCTCCGTGGCGGAGGTCATCCTCCCGCTCGCCATGCCGGACGGGCTCGGCATTTGCTGGGCGACGCTCGCGCAACTGGTCCGGTTCCCAGGCGGCGCCGGTGAGACGCTACCCCTGGACGGCGTGACCGCGCTCGATGCCGGATGCCTTTTCGCGGTCGATGATAAAGCGGTTCGCTCGATCCGGCTCTGGTCGCCGGCGGATGCCGCGCGACGCCGGGTATCGCACCCGCGCCCGCCGCGAGACTATCTGCCGGACCTGATCGATGCGACGCTGGGAGCGTGGGGGACACGCTTTGGGACAGCGATCGCCGAACTGTCGGGCGGTCTTGATTCAGCGATCGTCGCGGCCGGCTTGAGCCGGTGCCGCCCGCGCGCGGATGTTCGCTGGTTCCATTATGTCGCGCCCGACCCGCAAGGCGACGAGCGTGTCTGGGCCCGCGCCACGGCCACTCAGCTCGCTTTACCCGTCGAAGAGATCGCTGTTGGCGAGCGGTCGATCGATGCGGCTGTCGCCGAGGCCTTGCCGTTTGGGCTGCGCCCGAGCGTGGCGAGCCTGAGCCTGTTCCACGATCGGGATCTGGCCGAGCGCGGCCGGGCGCTTGGCGCTTCCTGCCTCTATACGGGCCATGGTGGCGACGCGCTCTTCTACCAGTTCGCGACGCCTTCGCTCGCAGGCGACATCTGGCGTGGACGACGATCGCTTGGCACAAGACTCGCCCTGACCCAGGATCTGGCGCGCTGGACCGGATGCTCGGTCTGGAGCGTGAGCGCCGCAGCTCTCGCTGATCGGCGGCGCCAGATACCGCCGCCCGATCCCCATTTTCCGCTCGACCTCGTCGCCCGCGACGTGCCGCGCAGGTGGCCGGCCCTTTCCTCGCTCGAGGACGCGCTCGACCTGCCGCCGAGCAAGCAGATCCACATTCTCCAATTTGCCGCGGCCCGCGCGGTCTTCGCCCCGACCTGGACCAACCAGGCCATGACGGTCGTCCATCCCCTTCTGTCCCAGCCGATCGTCGAGCATGCGCTCGCTCTGTCTGCGCTCGATCTGACGCAGGCCCGGCGCGATCGCGCGCTCATCCGCGAAGCCTATGCCCACCGACTGCCCGCGATCCTGGTCGACCGGCGCGGCAAAGGCAGCATCACCGCATATTATGGCCGCATGCTGGCGCGCAGCGTCGATGTCCTGCGCGCCTATCTGCTCGACGGCGTGCTCATGGGCAACGGCATCCTCGACCGCGCTGCGGTCGAGCGCGTGCTCGACGAAGATGCGATCATGCTCACCAACGTCTATGCGGAGATCTTCGCGATGCTGTTCGCCGAACGCTGGGCGCGGGGCTGGCTGAGCATCATCGCGAGTGCCCGCGCCTCATGA
- a CDS encoding S9 family peptidase: protein MRIVWSSALARLAVLVLVAMPPAASSRPYTVDDLVRTEAFGRILVAPGGRWLLFERRGGRDDAPYFDERAMEVLRSHLYRVDLAHPGPAVPLLPAGEDGGTIVLGFSPAGTRAAIARLTRDRWTLGVVTLATAAVRWFDLAPDYYPYRTTLGWASETHLLVIAQPKGGLPYVLRADRRDIARLEEAWARKSEGRTPTVTAVGSGAYLSATPPPTETRLVDLDAMTGVERSLARGVLQSVTVAPDGRHVALVAETDAIRIRSKALISTGAELRHRGLSIIDIASGQSWSPCDACDVQYRPPSWAPSGNALLFFARKAGQEWAQGRVWRADLSSATSAPLPGPIQATVRTPFGDYSAASFGWSGAAPLVFGRPDDGMRDDWYRLDPDGPHNLTKALATSSPSLVEQAGRSPVMLAGTAWQLGRTGATRRWRELSRVERLPVAIMGTTEAAGLFGWRPTDDGIVADPGNGHFVRIAAADDVRPVTASAAMGTIVGIATDGHGRAALTVYRRGAPPIAVARINGHLADVDDPPPTPLHHRLPDGQMVTSWLCQPRGSASGRPAPLIVIPYAGTAYGGEPPRGFRSGDGPPFTNVAVLRDHGYAVLMPSMPALPGSDQAPDLAGQVLSAVDAAIATGTVDGKRLGLWGHSYGGYTVALIATQTDRFGAVVASNGIYDLATFPGSFTPQTRLEPGDYQSMLGLSGWAETGQPRLGGPAWSVPSHYVGSSPLYRADRIVTPMLIVAGERDFVPLQQAEQLFSALYRQGKDAVLLSYWGEEHNMSSPANLRDSYRRILDWLDRHLAGIGS, encoded by the coding sequence ATGCGGATCGTCTGGAGCAGCGCGCTCGCGCGCCTGGCGGTGCTCGTCCTCGTCGCTATGCCGCCGGCCGCATCGAGCCGGCCTTATACCGTCGATGATCTGGTCCGGACTGAGGCGTTCGGGCGGATCCTGGTCGCACCCGGCGGCAGATGGCTGCTGTTCGAGCGGCGCGGGGGGCGGGACGACGCGCCCTATTTCGACGAGCGCGCGATGGAGGTGCTGCGCAGCCACCTTTACCGCGTCGACCTTGCCCATCCGGGCCCGGCCGTGCCTTTGCTCCCGGCGGGCGAGGATGGCGGCACGATCGTGCTCGGTTTCTCACCGGCGGGCACGCGCGCGGCAATCGCACGGCTGACACGCGATCGCTGGACGCTCGGTGTCGTGACGCTTGCGACGGCGGCGGTGCGCTGGTTCGACCTCGCGCCTGATTATTACCCCTATCGCACGACGCTCGGCTGGGCGTCGGAGACGCATTTGCTCGTGATCGCGCAGCCTAAGGGCGGCCTGCCTTATGTGCTGCGCGCCGACCGCCGGGACATCGCCCGGCTGGAGGAGGCGTGGGCTAGGAAGAGCGAGGGCCGGACGCCGACGGTGACGGCGGTCGGCAGCGGCGCGTATCTGTCTGCGACCCCGCCACCGACCGAGACCCGGCTGGTCGACCTGGACGCCATGACGGGGGTCGAGCGATCGCTGGCGCGCGGCGTCCTCCAGTCGGTCACGGTCGCACCAGACGGTCGCCATGTCGCGCTCGTCGCGGAGACCGACGCGATCCGGATTCGATCGAAGGCGCTGATCAGCACGGGAGCGGAACTGCGCCACCGCGGGCTCAGCATCATCGACATCGCGAGCGGCCAGAGCTGGAGTCCATGCGACGCCTGCGATGTGCAATATCGGCCGCCATCCTGGGCGCCGTCCGGCAACGCCCTGCTCTTCTTCGCCCGCAAAGCGGGGCAGGAGTGGGCGCAGGGCCGTGTGTGGCGGGCAGACCTGTCGTCCGCGACGAGCGCGCCTTTGCCCGGCCCGATCCAGGCCACGGTCCGCACGCCGTTCGGCGACTATAGCGCGGCCAGCTTTGGCTGGTCCGGCGCCGCGCCCCTCGTCTTCGGCCGGCCCGATGATGGCATGCGCGACGATTGGTATCGGCTTGACCCGGACGGCCCGCACAATCTGACGAAGGCCTTGGCCACATCCTCGCCATCGCTGGTGGAGCAAGCGGGCCGGTCGCCGGTCATGCTCGCCGGGACGGCGTGGCAGCTTGGCCGCACCGGTGCCACGCGGAGATGGCGCGAGCTGAGCCGGGTCGAACGCCTGCCGGTCGCGATCATGGGTACGACCGAGGCAGCGGGCCTGTTCGGCTGGCGACCGACGGACGATGGTATCGTCGCCGATCCCGGCAATGGCCACTTTGTCCGGATCGCAGCCGCTGACGACGTGAGGCCGGTGACGGCGAGTGCCGCTATGGGGACGATCGTCGGTATCGCGACCGATGGGCATGGCCGGGCAGCCCTGACCGTCTACCGGCGAGGGGCACCACCGATCGCGGTCGCACGGATTAACGGCCATCTTGCCGATGTCGACGATCCGCCGCCCACGCCTCTCCATCACCGCCTGCCAGATGGCCAGATGGTCACGAGTTGGCTCTGTCAGCCGCGAGGGAGCGCGTCGGGCCGACCGGCTCCCCTGATCGTCATCCCTTATGCCGGAACGGCCTATGGCGGCGAACCGCCGCGCGGCTTCCGCTCCGGTGACGGCCCACCCTTCACCAACGTCGCGGTCCTGCGCGACCATGGCTATGCCGTGCTCATGCCGAGCATGCCGGCGTTGCCGGGGAGCGACCAGGCCCCCGATCTGGCCGGCCAGGTGCTGTCGGCGGTCGACGCCGCGATCGCGACCGGCACGGTCGACGGCAAAAGGCTTGGTCTGTGGGGCCACAGCTATGGCGGCTATACGGTCGCGTTGATCGCGACCCAGACCGACCGGTTCGGCGCGGTCGTCGCCTCCAACGGCATTTACGATCTCGCGACTTTTCCGGGCAGCTTTACGCCGCAGACGCGGCTCGAGCCGGGCGACTATCAAAGCATGCTCGGCTTATCGGGCTGGGCGGAGACCGGGCAGCCGCGCCTCGGTGGCCCGGCTTGGTCGGTACCAAGCCACTATGTCGGCAGCAGCCCCCTCTATCGGGCCGACCGGATCGTGACCCCGATGCTGATCGTCGCCGGCGAGCGCGACTTCGTGCCGCTGCAGCAGGCCGAGCAATTGTTCTCGGCGCTGTACCGACAGGGCAAGGATGCGGTGCTGCTCAGCTATTGGGGCGAAGAGCATAATATGAGCAGCCCTGCGAACCTGCGCGACAGCTACCGACGGATCCTCGACTGGCTCGACCGCCATCTCGCCGGCATCGGCTCATGA
- a CDS encoding TonB-dependent receptor, which yields MIGWLGATSLVAMTPARAAEPPAQTATIAFAIEAGPLQHALVAYAAATGIELLYASDVVEGRTAPRLVGSYTPAAALALLLKGSGLGARKIRERVFVLEATKGVAKVPVSAAPRTAEAGTQIAGDQAAPAADPITSDRLAELAAERAAIVITGTHIRGLSPGSPPIIQIDRGDLTRNGYATVSKALQALPGNFSGTATEQSALSGADTTGTNATLATGVNLRGLGAGATLVLVNGQRLGGAGAEGAFGDVSMIPTGAFDRAEVLLDGASAVYGSDAVGGVVNILLRRRFKGAETQVRFGTVTTGGKRDVQAAQTHGHRWATGGVMLSYEYDRQGRLESADRSFARASDLTPLGGTNHDLFYSLPGNVLAVDPRTGQLAAAYAIPAGQDGRSLRPSDFQRGVTNLQNRRLGSDLIPRQIRHSVYASADQEISDGITLMADVRYAHRAFDSRLPGAVAVAQVTRANPYFVSPTGAASDIIAYSLAQEAGPTRSYGFAEALASSVSMDAELGRGWTLRSYGAFAQERERNVTDRMVNVTALNEALGTTPDNPTTPFSTAVDGYFNPYGTGASNSGAILDYVSNGFNDSHIRSRIWTGHVDADGSLVDLPGGAVKVALGGDVRRESFATYGTGRTGGVGVRTLYDVAGARTVTAGFVELRAPLFGPDNARAGFQRLEFTAAARVEHYAVFGTTTNPKLGASWVPVDGLTLRASWGTSFRAPNLRQLGNAQRYAVTTLTGGSGATLPVIQLTGGNPDLGPEKARSWTAGADLAPRAVPGLTLHATWFHTNFRQRIATPAAENFARALLDPALAPFVQLLNPIANPADLARINALLASPAFSGSNPFPVTSIAGIVDTRYVNTGRVIVSGLDLQAGYTFTVGPDRFELGASGSYLDSYRERVTPTSVPVDRLNLVGRPVDLRGRATAGWRRGIVDAQIGVNHVAGYRDLTNRRIDAWTTADLQIGLTASSSARGWLTGMTLSLAVSNILNTAPPFYDSPVGLGYDAANADALGRFVSLQLTRRW from the coding sequence ATGATCGGCTGGCTAGGGGCAACCTCGCTGGTGGCGATGACGCCGGCGCGAGCCGCCGAGCCGCCTGCACAGACGGCGACGATCGCCTTCGCGATCGAGGCGGGGCCATTGCAGCACGCGCTCGTCGCCTATGCGGCGGCGACGGGGATCGAACTGCTCTATGCGAGCGACGTCGTCGAAGGGCGCACCGCGCCTCGCCTGGTTGGCAGCTATACGCCGGCAGCAGCGCTGGCACTGCTGCTGAAGGGCTCGGGGCTCGGCGCGCGCAAGATCCGGGAGCGGGTCTTCGTGCTGGAGGCAACGAAGGGTGTCGCGAAGGTGCCGGTCAGTGCCGCACCCCGTACCGCAGAGGCCGGCACGCAGATCGCCGGTGATCAAGCCGCGCCCGCAGCCGACCCGATCACCTCGGACAGGCTCGCAGAGCTGGCCGCCGAGCGCGCCGCGATCGTGATCACCGGCACGCATATCCGTGGCCTGAGCCCGGGCTCGCCCCCGATCATCCAGATCGACCGGGGCGACCTGACGCGCAACGGCTATGCGACGGTGAGCAAGGCACTGCAGGCGCTGCCCGGCAATTTCTCAGGCACCGCGACCGAGCAGAGTGCGCTCTCGGGCGCCGATACGACGGGCACGAACGCGACGCTGGCAACGGGCGTGAACCTCCGCGGTCTCGGTGCCGGGGCGACGTTGGTACTAGTCAACGGCCAGCGGCTCGGCGGCGCCGGGGCCGAGGGCGCGTTCGGTGACGTGTCGATGATCCCGACAGGCGCGTTCGACCGGGCCGAGGTGCTGCTGGACGGCGCCTCTGCGGTCTATGGCTCGGATGCGGTTGGCGGGGTCGTCAACATCCTGCTGCGGCGCCGTTTCAAAGGCGCCGAGACGCAGGTCCGGTTCGGAACGGTGACGACGGGCGGCAAGCGCGACGTCCAGGCGGCGCAGACGCACGGCCATCGCTGGGCGACGGGCGGCGTGATGCTGTCCTACGAATATGACCGCCAGGGACGGCTCGAAAGTGCCGATCGCAGCTTTGCCCGCGCCTCCGACCTGACGCCGCTCGGCGGCACGAACCATGACCTTTTCTACAGCCTGCCGGGCAATGTGCTGGCGGTCGATCCTCGGACCGGTCAGCTTGCGGCGGCCTATGCGATCCCGGCAGGGCAGGACGGCAGGTCGCTTCGGCCATCCGATTTCCAGAGGGGCGTCACCAACCTCCAGAACCGGCGGCTGGGCTCGGACCTCATCCCGCGCCAGATCCGGCACAGCGTCTATGCATCGGCCGACCAGGAAATTTCGGACGGTATCACGCTGATGGCGGACGTCCGCTATGCGCACCGCGCGTTCGATTCGCGCCTGCCCGGTGCGGTCGCGGTCGCACAGGTCACGCGCGCCAATCCGTATTTCGTTTCGCCGACGGGCGCGGCGTCTGACATCATCGCTTATTCGCTGGCGCAGGAGGCCGGCCCAACGCGGAGCTACGGCTTTGCCGAAGCACTCGCGAGTTCTGTGTCGATGGACGCCGAGCTGGGCAGGGGCTGGACGCTCAGAAGCTATGGCGCGTTCGCGCAGGAGCGCGAGCGCAACGTGACCGACAGGATGGTCAACGTGACCGCGCTCAACGAGGCGCTGGGCACGACGCCCGACAATCCCACGACGCCGTTCAGCACGGCGGTCGACGGCTATTTCAACCCTTATGGGACCGGTGCGTCCAACTCGGGAGCGATCCTCGATTATGTGAGCAATGGCTTCAACGACTCGCATATCCGGAGCCGGATCTGGACGGGCCATGTCGATGCCGACGGGAGCCTCGTCGATCTGCCCGGCGGTGCGGTGAAGGTCGCGCTCGGCGGCGATGTCCGCCGTGAGAGTTTCGCGACCTACGGCACCGGAAGAACGGGCGGCGTCGGCGTCCGGACGCTCTATGATGTGGCGGGCGCACGGACGGTGACGGCCGGCTTCGTCGAGTTGCGCGCGCCGCTCTTCGGCCCGGACAATGCGCGGGCCGGTTTCCAGCGCCTCGAGTTCACGGCAGCCGCCCGCGTCGAACATTATGCAGTGTTCGGGACGACCACGAATCCGAAGCTCGGTGCATCCTGGGTGCCCGTCGATGGCCTGACGCTACGCGCAAGCTGGGGGACGTCGTTCCGGGCACCCAATCTGCGCCAGCTGGGCAATGCCCAGCGTTATGCGGTGACGACGCTGACCGGCGGGAGCGGGGCAACGCTCCCGGTCATTCAGTTGACGGGCGGCAATCCGGATCTGGGCCCTGAGAAAGCGCGAAGCTGGACGGCCGGCGCCGATCTCGCACCGCGCGCCGTGCCGGGCCTGACGCTGCATGCGACCTGGTTTCACACGAATTTTCGTCAGCGGATCGCCACGCCTGCTGCCGAGAATTTCGCGCGTGCGCTCCTCGATCCTGCACTCGCGCCCTTCGTCCAATTGCTCAACCCGATCGCCAATCCGGCCGACCTCGCGCGCATCAACGCGTTGCTGGCATCGCCCGCCTTTTCCGGCAGCAATCCCTTTCCGGTGACGAGCATCGCCGGGATCGTCGACACGCGCTACGTCAACACGGGCCGGGTCATCGTGAGCGGCCTCGATCTTCAGGCCGGCTATACATTCACGGTCGGCCCCGACCGGTTCGAGCTCGGCGCCTCAGGCAGCTATCTCGATTCCTATCGCGAACGGGTGACGCCGACGTCCGTCCCGGTCGACCGGCTGAACCTGGTCGGGCGCCCGGTTGACCTGCGTGGCCGGGCAACAGCGGGCTGGCGGCGCGGGATCGTCGATGCGCAGATCGGGGTCAACCATGTCGCCGGCTATCGCGACCTGACGAACCGCAGGATCGACGCCTGGACGACCGCGGACCTGCAGATCGGACTGACGGCATCGTCAAGCGCGCGCGGGTGGCTCACCGGTATGACGCTTTCGCTTGCCGTCTCGAACATCCTCAATACCGCACCCCCTTTCTACGATTCGCCCGTGGGGCTCGGCTATGATGCGGCCAATGCCGATGCGCTTGGTCGTTTCGTCTCGCTCCAGCTGACGCGGCGGTGGTGA
- a CDS encoding FecR domain-containing protein, protein MRAEAAAWFARLKTVPVSRGTLEEFFAWRRKDGHYEAFEAVERFWSASALAADRPAVLAATEAALHRRSRKNRWFGARSILAACSALALGGIALSWSLSGRGQTFETRVGQQSIVTLDDGSRMTLDTGTRVAVRFDAQERHVRVDRGQAYFTVAHAADRPFTVAMGDAEVKATGTQFAVRMDGGPRVTLIEGRVLVSGQMIAHPIPLSPGQQVQLGAARPPVVTSVNTAAATAWTKGRIVLDGATLAAAVTEVNRYTVHPVRLEATRNAANRLSGSVETGDVAGFVEAATAILPVKAVDQPDGTIRLTDMESKSPE, encoded by the coding sequence GTGCGCGCCGAGGCGGCGGCGTGGTTCGCGCGCCTGAAGACGGTGCCTGTCTCGCGCGGGACGCTCGAAGAATTCTTCGCGTGGCGCCGCAAGGACGGCCATTATGAGGCGTTCGAGGCGGTCGAGCGCTTCTGGAGCGCCAGCGCGCTCGCCGCCGACCGCCCGGCCGTCCTGGCCGCGACCGAAGCCGCACTTCATCGTCGATCACGGAAAAACCGCTGGTTCGGCGCGAGATCGATCCTCGCAGCCTGCAGCGCGCTGGCACTCGGCGGCATCGCTCTCAGCTGGTCGCTCTCAGGGCGCGGTCAGACATTCGAGACGCGGGTCGGGCAACAAAGTATCGTCACGCTCGACGACGGATCACGGATGACGCTCGACACGGGCACACGTGTCGCCGTCCGGTTCGACGCGCAGGAGCGGCATGTTCGCGTCGACCGCGGCCAGGCCTATTTTACGGTCGCGCATGCCGCCGATCGTCCGTTCACGGTCGCTATGGGCGATGCCGAGGTCAAGGCGACCGGCACGCAGTTCGCGGTCCGCATGGACGGCGGCCCGCGCGTGACGCTGATCGAGGGCCGCGTGCTGGTCAGCGGCCAGATGATCGCGCACCCGATCCCCCTGTCGCCGGGCCAGCAAGTGCAACTGGGTGCGGCCCGTCCCCCGGTCGTGACATCGGTCAACACTGCGGCGGCAACCGCCTGGACGAAAGGCCGAATCGTCCTCGACGGAGCGACGCTCGCGGCCGCCGTCACCGAGGTGAACCGCTATACCGTCCACCCTGTGCGGCTCGAGGCGACGCGCAACGCGGCGAACCGCCTGAGCGGCTCGGTCGAGACGGGCGATGTGGCCGGCTTTGTGGAGGCCGCCACCGCGATCCTGCCGGTCAAAGCGGTGGATCAGCCAGATGGAACCATCCGTCTGACCGATATGGAGTCGAAAAGCCCGGAATAA